Proteins encoded in a region of the Myxococcales bacterium genome:
- the thiS gene encoding sulfur carrier protein ThiS produces MPRIRLNGEEQTVAEAASLADLLQSLKVPPQNLVVEYNGTVLAAGQYATTKLADGDVIELVRFVGGG; encoded by the coding sequence CGACTGAACGGCGAAGAGCAAACCGTGGCCGAGGCCGCCAGCCTGGCCGATTTGCTGCAATCGCTGAAGGTGCCGCCGCAAAACCTGGTCGTCGAATACAACGGCACGGTGCTGGCGGCCGGCCAATACGCCACCACGAAACTGGCCGACGGCGACGTCATCGAACTGGTGCGCTTCGTCGGCGGAGGTTGA